GGCAAGACCCGCTCGGTGCGGGGACGGCCCGGCGTCTACAACGTCTTGTACGCTTACAAGGAGGAGCGCGTCGGGCAGATCGCGGGCGCGGTCGCGTTGCGCCTGGTCAACAGCCTGCTCCCCCCCGAGTTGCAGGGGGTGGAGGGTGTCGGGCAACTGCTGCCCGCCGGGGTGAGCAATATCGACCCCGACTCGCCCTTCGACTTCGGCGCCGAACTCGCCGAGCTGCGAAGATTGACGAAGCGCTTCACGCTGGGGCCGACCACCCAGTCCCTGGTGAGCGAGGCCGAGCGCCGGGGCATTCCGTACCTGCGGCTGGACGACGAGAGCCTCGTGCAGCTTGGCTACGGCAAATATCAGCAGCGGATTCGCGCCAGCATCACCAGCCTGACGCCCCACATCGCCACGATGACCGCGAGCGACAAGGACCTCACCAAGCAACTCCTCGACCGGGCCGGACTGCCGGTGCCGCAGGGCGTGGTCGTGCGCGACGCGGACGAGGCGGCCCGGGCGGCGCGGCGGTTGAAGGGGCCGGTCGTCACCAAGCCTTTGGACGGCAACCACGGGCGCGGCGTCTCGCTGAACCTGACCTCCGAGGAGGAGGTCCGAAAGGGCTTCGAGGAGGCGAGGCAGCACAGCCGCGATGTGGTCGTCGAGCAGTATTTCCCCGGCAACGACCACCGCGTCCTGGTGGTGAACGGCGAGGTGATCGCGGTCGCCGAGCGCGTACCCGCCCACGTCGTGGGGGACGGTGGGCGCACCATTGCCGAACTTGTGGAGGAGGTCAACCAGGACCCCCGCCGCGGCGACGGCCACGAGAACGTCATGACGCGCATCAAGCTCGACGCCCATGCGCTGCAACTGCTCGCCCGATCGGGACGCTCGCGCGAAACGGTGCTGGCTCAGGGTGAAATGGTATTCCTGTGCGACACTGCGAACATCTCCACTGGGGGCACGGCCGTGGACCGCACCGACGCGGCCCATCCCGAGAACATCACCATCGCCCGCCGGGCCGCGCAGGTCATCGGCCTCGACGTGGCGGGCATCGACCTCATCAGCCCGGACATCACCCGCTCGGTCCACGAGACGGGCGGCGGCATCGTGGAGGTGAACGCCGCGCCCGGCTTCCGGATGCACCTGCAACCCTCCGAGGGCCAGCCACGCAACGTCGCCGCGCCCGTCCTGAGCATGCTCTTCCCCAGGGGCACGCCCTGCCGCATGCCGATCATCTCCATCACCGGCACCAACGGCAAGAGCACAACCTCGCGCATGGTGGCGCACATCCTGCGGCAGGCGGGGAAGTTGGTCGGCCTGACGACCTCCAACGGCATCTACATCGACGGCGAGCAGATTCTCAGCGGCGACACCACCGGGCCGAAAAGTGCCAAGGTCGTCCTGAGCGACCCCAACGTGGAGGTCGCCGTGCTGGAGACCGCGCGCGGGGGCATTCTGCGCGAGGGGC
This sequence is a window from Deinococcus apachensis DSM 19763. Protein-coding genes within it:
- the cphA gene encoding cyanophycin synthetase, with the protein product MTSNPSTPGESLGSPLSTTPQRVLEKQVYRGPNVFGYEPMIRFQLDLGALEEYSSNKLPGFTDRLLDLLPSLETHGCSYREPGGLIRRLRDGTWLGHVTEHVALELQTLAGRRVTYGKTRSVRGRPGVYNVLYAYKEERVGQIAGAVALRLVNSLLPPELQGVEGVGQLLPAGVSNIDPDSPFDFGAELAELRRLTKRFTLGPTTQSLVSEAERRGIPYLRLDDESLVQLGYGKYQQRIRASITSLTPHIATMTASDKDLTKQLLDRAGLPVPQGVVVRDADEAARAARRLKGPVVTKPLDGNHGRGVSLNLTSEEEVRKGFEEARQHSRDVVVEQYFPGNDHRVLVVNGEVIAVAERVPAHVVGDGGRTIAELVEEVNQDPRRGDGHENVMTRIKLDAHALQLLARSGRSRETVLAQGEMVFLCDTANISTGGTAVDRTDAAHPENITIARRAAQVIGLDVAGIDLISPDITRSVHETGGGIVEVNAAPGFRMHLQPSEGQPRNVAAPVLSMLFPRGTPCRMPIISITGTNGKSTTSRMVAHILRQAGKLVGLTTSNGIYIDGEQILSGDTTGPKSAKVVLSDPNVEVAVLETARGGILREGLGFDRCDVGAVLNIQPDHLGLKGIETVEDLAWVKSLVVEVVTEGGTSVLNADDPLTLRMRKKARGRLALFSMRGGDSCSPELQEHISGGGTAVVREPTALGDELVLYEDSQRIPILRARDIPATLGGFAQVNVQNALAAAAIAVAQHVELPVIRTALSTFTTSFEQSPGRLNLYDGHPFRVILDYAHNPSGLEYLRDLVGHIRPPRGRVIGVMGVAGDRRNEDMRRMGELAAGAFDELIVREDDLRRGRRVGEGARLVTEGALEAGLSPEHLHTILSEPEAVDFALRQARQGDLVVILVTEVEETWRQIRDFDSSGVLPRPPGEPSHQGAYHD